The following are encoded in a window of Perca fluviatilis chromosome 21, GENO_Pfluv_1.0, whole genome shotgun sequence genomic DNA:
- the LOC120551365 gene encoding endonuclease domain-containing 1 protein-like, with amino-acid sequence MSRSYALAAAVLVFSGCWCICAADVGDFAPCLQFFYKSWPPKGLAGTPICQRYFNQYRFATLYSRPRRSPWFSAYVYSAPAGKRPTACWKFEPQLAYPGAEGSMIPFPPGPVDQNVVDSQAVELDYINSTYSRGHMNPSLHHQSHEDRAATFTLTNVVPQKAGSNDGPWEVLEWTINKTLEAYCLGEAYVVTGVIPYRIDERWLKDHRVAVPEYIWSAYCCPNYNNSLPEELKDAFPTYAAIGRNDCNSSEEIVPVSQTAKKQFRGYDVRQMPLETLEVYLKDRFNTVVSVFYEQCSGSD; translated from the exons ATGTCCCGTTCCTACGCCCTGGCTGCGGCCGTCCTGGTCTTCTCTGGATGCTGGTGCATATGTGCAGCTGATGTCGGGGATTTTGCTCCGTGCCTGCAGTTCTTCTACAAGTCTTGGCCTCCCAAAGGTCTGGCGGGGACCCCGATCTGCCAACGTTATTTCAACCAGTACCGCTTCGCCACACTGTACAGTCGGCCGCGGCGCTCTCCGTGGTTCTCGGCCTATGTGTACTCGGCCCCAGCAGGAAAGAGACCCACCGCGTGTTGGAAGTTTGAGCCCCAG CTAGCCTACCCAGGAGCCGAGGGCAGCATGATCCCCTTCCCTCCGGGCCCTGTGGACCAGAACGTGGTGGACAGCCAGGCGGTGGAGCTGGACTACATCAACTCCACCTATTCCCGTGGCCACATGAACCCCAGCCTCCACCACCAGAGCCACGAGGACCGCGCCGCCACCTTCACCCTCACCAACGTGGTTCCTCAGAAGGCAGGCTCTAACGACGGGCCCTGGGAAGTCCTGGAGTGGACCATCAACAAAACCTTAGAGGCCTACTGTCTCGGAGAGGCTTACGTAGTGACCGGCGTCATCCCTTACCGGATCGACGAGCGCTGGCTCAAGGATCATCGCGTGGCCGTGCCGGAGTACATTTGGTCCGCCTACTGCTGCCCAAACTACAACAACAGTCTTCCAGAAGAACTGAAGGATGCTTTCCCCACGTACGCGGCCATCGGCCGCAACGACTGCAACAGCAGCGAGGAGATTGTGCCCGTCAGCCAGACGGCTAAGAAACAGTTCAGAGGATATGATGTGAGACAAATGCCGCTGGAGACACTCGAGGTGTATCTGAAGGACCGGTTCAACACTGTTGTCAGTGTTTTCTACGAGCAGTGCTCTGGATCAGACTGA
- the LOC120551366 gene encoding DELTA-actitoxin-Afr1a-like, with translation MSESAEEVAANLKSRRNVTIEITNLTNNYCLIEPRVFLESGCCVSPPQPTVRPLKTEVCNFSKTSAKATGAVGVLTYDLFERNSNSAKEKIAIMFSVPYDYNVYKNWMALGIYNVDKECNEALYKEMYYSKEQTGFVRQEARGSGLTFEGKTLDIKATMSPMGKAMLKLEVWDKLFTPMMQQQSH, from the exons ATGAGTGAATCAGCGGAGGAGGTGGCTGCCAACCTCAAAAGCCGAAGAAATGTCACCATTGAGATCACAAACCTCACCAATAACTACTGCCTAATTGAACCCAG agttttCCTGGAAAGTGGCTGCTGCGTGAGCCCGCCCCAGCCCACCGTGCGCCCGCTGAAAACCGAGGTGTGCAACTTCAGCAAGACCAGCGCCAAAGCCACCGGGGCTGTGGGGGTCCTGACCTACGACCTGTTTGAGAGGAACAGCAACAGCGCCAAAGAGAAAATAGCCATAATGTTCTCCGTGCCCTACGACTACAACGTGTACAAGAACTGGATGGCCTTGGGAATCTACAACGTCGACAAAGAGTGCAACGAGGCTCTGTACAAAGAGATGTATTACAGCAAAGAGCAGACAGGCTTCGTGAGGCAGGAGGCCCGGGGCTCGGGCCTCACGTTTGAGGGAAAGACCTTGGACATCAAGGCGACCATGTCCCCGATGGGCAAGGCCATGTTGAAGTTAGAGGTGTGGGACAAACTCTTCACCCCAATGATGCAACAGCAATCACACTAA